The sequence below is a genomic window from Bos taurus isolate L1 Dominette 01449 registration number 42190680 breed Hereford chromosome 7, ARS-UCD2.0, whole genome shotgun sequence.
GAAACCCAcacaagaatgttcacagcagccaaaagatggaaacaattcaaatgtccgTCGAATAGTAAATGGACACACAAAACGTCCAGCCATACAAGGTTATTCAGCCATAATGAAGAAGGAACACTGAAGCATCCTACaacatatacattaaaaatgtgccgcgaggacttccctggttgtcaagtggttaagactctgcctgccaacgcaggagacactgattccatccctgatccaggaagattccacacgtcGCAGAGCAACTAAGGCCCTGCATGACTATTGGgcgtgtgctctggagcccagcagccacgactactgagcgcatgcgctgcaaccactgagcccacgcaccctagagtccatgctccgcaacgagagaCAACATCGCAACAAGaagctgtgcaccacaaccaggGTGGCCCCACACTCGCCTCGgatagagaaaagcccacacagtagTGGAatcccagcacagccgaaaataaacagaatatatattaaaaaaaaatgctaagaaaAGTTAGACATGACACATCGTTAACTATGCCGTTTATATGAGAGGCAAATCCCTAGAGAGAGGAAGCAGATCCGTgattgtcaggggctgggggagaatGTGGAGCGACTGCTAATCACAGCATTtcttctggggtgatgaaaatgtaaaCTTAGATCATCCCAATGGTTGCACAACAGGGAACAGACTAAAAATCGGTCTGTACACGTGAGATGGGTGATTATATGGTATGGCATGTGAATCTcaattaaaatgttaaagataCCAGAAAAAAAGGGCCCCTCACTGGTACAGGAGGGtgtggagagaggagagaggggtgtGAGTGGCCAGGGGAAAGGTGGGGTAACAGTCACTTCAGTAGCTGTATGGATCAAGGGTGGCCTGAGCCAGCCTGGCACGTGTGGCATGCTGGCGGTGAGTGGTCCAGGCAGAGAAAAGGGGAGTGGGTGCCGAGCTGGGGGTCACAGTGCCTGGACAAGAGCAAGACCGATGGAGAGAAAGCAGCTGCGGATAAGGCTGGAGGACAGAAAGGAGGGCAGGGTGCAGGCTGAGTGAAGCCTCTAcatctgctgttccctctgcctgggcaACTCCTTTCAGAGAGGTCCTCTCGCCCATTCTGGCTCGGTAAGGCCCCAGTTACCCTGGGCCTCAGCACTGGCCACAATGGGCAATTACAAGCAGTGTGTCTGTCTCCTCTGCTGGGTGAGCTCCTCAGCATAGAGCCCAGCACTGAGGACGCGTTCAGCAGTTACTAAACGGAGGCGCACTGACTAGACACAGGCACATAAACAGAGCCCACACCTCGGAAAGGGTTATGCTCCTCATCCCTCTGCACCCAGGAAAGACTGAGGTGGTCTGGACGTGCAACAGGGGAAGCCGCTGTAAAGGGCTGACGGGAAGAGACACAAGCGCAGGCGGGGGTGTTTAAGACCCACAGCAGGTGCTGTGAGAACAGGATACAGGCCACGTGTGGGACTGCAAAATGAGACAGAGGCTGGCTGTGGGAAGCCCAGGGAGACCCAAGGGCTGGGGTTCTTGTGCGGTCTGGTCTGGACACAGGTCACAGAAGGACACATGTATAGACAAAACTCATGCCACACACCCGAGGAGCGTTCCAGCCTGGGTGCTAAGTTAAGATTGTGAGAAAAGATGACACAGATCGCATTATATTTGTTGAATCTAGGAGTGAGTCTACAGTCCAGTGCCCAGTGCTCCAACTCTAACCTGTAACTGTTTTGTATGGTCCTCAGGCTAAGCACACTTTTAGGTTGGTAAAGTTGTAAAATAAGCGACAGGGGAGAAAGACTGTCTGGCCAAGAAAGCAGAAAATACTTACCTGGCTCTTTAcggaaaaagtttgccaacctttGTTCCAAATTACAAAAAAAGCCAGTAGGGAGCAAGGGAAGACTTGAGTTTTTAACCTGACATTAACTTTTCTCTGTCTtaattataacatttaaaaaaaccatGCCCgtgaatttttttctgctttttaattgagGCATAATTTGCAAAACATGCACATGTTTTAAATGTAAAGCTCAATGAGTTACAGCAAAATATTCATTCTTGGTTGACATTCTTTGTATTTGTTAATCTTGTGTGCAGTGTATGGGCgttttttactttctcttacATATTTTTGTGTTGaccccaataaaaaaattttaaaacgttATTTAGAGCCCTTGACAATTAGAAGAATCCATATTTATGGGATATCCTGCAGGTGGGGGCTACCAGCGAGGAACCACTTTGCAGAACTTTTTTTccgccctccccccccccccgcaaaaatAATCTTTCAAATTCCCTGGGTATTCCAGGTTCGGCCCCAGCTTTGCTCTGGGTGGCCCAGTGGGGAGTCGCATCCTCTCTCGTGTCTCATGGAAGCTAAACTAACTTCagtttgtgctcagtcgctcagccatgtccagccctttgcgaccatacggactgtagcccgccaggctcctctgtccatgggatttttcaggcaagaatactagagtgggttgtcatttcctcctccagggaatcttcctgacccagggatcgaacctgcgcctcctgtgtctcctgaattgcaggcggattctttacccgcctAACGACCGGGGAAGCCCTCTCTCGGTTTAATCAATgaattgtaaaatggaaataattaacGGGACCGACCTCAGGGCTGTTACGAGAAGGAAGCAAAGGGCTTAGTAAACGGTCGACAAACTGCAGCAGTTTTCATTATTGTTAGTACTGAAGCTTTTGGGGATCCCAGGGCGCCGCCTCCTGTCATACGGAGGGGGAAACCTTGGCCCGCTAGACTCCCTGGCGTCCCGACCCCGCCGCGGCGCCTAAAACGCCCAGACCCTGACACCCGGGGCAGGGCAACACTGACCCGACAGTCCCCGACGCGGAAGGTTCCGCTTGTAGTCGATAGGGCCGTAGCCCCCCACCGGGGGCATGTCCTGCTTCACCTTCGACGCCGCCATGCTTGCAGGACCTTGCACTTCCGGTCGCAGGAGGAAGTTACGCAACGGCGATCGACACCATGCTGAGTGTGGCGGAAGCTGCGGCGCAGGTCTCGGGCTCGACTGGGAAACTTAGGGCGCCGCTGCACCTAACCCAGTTCGTGCGAGAGCTCCGTAGCGGGGCCTGGGATCGACTGCGCGCCCCAGCTGCGACCAAAAAGtccttattttctcttctccTAGATGGAGGCATGGCTTGGTCGGTGTTAAAGCCTGCAGCCCGTCTGGTCGCCAGAGCTCTTGCACCAAAGGACCTTCCCACTCACCTTCCCTCTGGGGCAATGTGAGGCCAGTTAGAAACCCCCAGGCTCCCGAGGGAGCCAGGTATCGtcccatttttctccctttgggGCCCCCTGCGGGCAGCCCAGGGGTCTGCAGGGTTAGGACTGGATTACACGAAGTTCGGGACGGCTGCTGCTCAGATTCGGACTCCTGAGGAGCCGCCCCAACCCCAGGCTCTGATTCCACTCCGGTGACGGTCGAGACGCCTTCCTAGTGTCCTCTCATCGGGAACTGGATCATTCAGAGCGATTATGAGTCACAAAGCCGTAGGGCCTTGGGGAGAGCACCACGGGGCGGGGTcagggcccccaccccccaccccgaggCAGGGTGACGCCCGCGGTCACTTCACAAGGCAGAAATTGTTACCTGGGCAATAAAAGGCACCGCGGAGGAGGGGGCCGGGGAGTGGGCACATGGGGGTGCGGGTGTGCAGGTGCCAAGCGCCATGGGTTAGGCCCGAGATCGGAGTCCGGCCGCCCCCCGACAGCAGCCGCCTCCTGCTCCCCACGCGCCCCAGGCGCCACCATGTCGGGCGACAAGCTTCTGAGCGAACTCGGCTATAAGCTGGGCCGCACGATAGGAGAGGGCAGTTACTCCAAGGTAAAAGTGGCCACGTCCAAGAAATACAAGGGCACAGTGGCCATCAAGGTGGTAGACCGGCGGCGCGCGCCGCCCGACTTTGTCAACAAGTTCCTGCCACGCGAGCTGTCCATCCTTCGGGGAGTGCGGCACCCACACATCGTGCACGTCTTCGAATTCATCGAGGTGTGCAACGGGAAGTTGTACATCGTGATGGAGGCGGCCGCCACCGACCTACTGCAGGCAGTGCAGCGAAACGGGCGCATCCCCGGGGGGCAGGCTCGCGACCTCTTCGCGCAGATCGCCGGTGCCGTACGCTACCTACACGACCACCACCTGGTGCACCGCGACCTCAAGTGCGAAAACGTGCTGCTGAGCCCTGATGAGCGCCGCGTCAAGCTCACCGACTTCGGTTTCGGCCGTCAGGCTCACGGATACCCCGATCTGAGCACCACCTACTGCGGCTCTGCTGCCTACGCGTCGCCCGAGGTACTGCTGGGCATTCCCTACGACCCCAAGAAGTACGACGTATGGAGCCTGGGCGTCGTGCTCTACGTCATGGTCACCGGGTGTATGCCCTTCGACGACTCGGACATCGCCGGCCTGCCCCGACGCCAGAAGCGCGGCGTTCTCTACCCGGACGGCCTCGAGCTGTCCGAGCGCTGCAAAGCACTAATAGCCGAGTTGCTGCAGTTCAGTCCGTCGGCCAGGCCCTCCGCGGGCCAAGTAGCGCGCAACGGCTGGCTGCGTGCGGGGGACTCCGGCTAGAATCCGGGGTTCCCACCGTTCCCGCCGCCCGGAGCATTGCGCAAGCGCAGGGCACGCGCAAGAAGCGCGCTTCGGTAGTTCCGCGAAGCCACCGCGCACCTCTGTGCACGCGCCCTTCCCCCTTCCCTACTTCGACGCCGGGGGCCGCAGTCGCCCCTGTTTGGAATTCAGCTACTACAACACGATCCCAAGAGCAGGAGGGCGCGTGCGCCCCCTCGGTTACCGGCGAGAAGGCCCCAAGAGGGGGCCAGATGAGAGGAGACAGAAACGTTGCGCGGGTGCGGGGTGAGCGACCGCTACGAGGTGGGCGGTGGCTGCTTGGAGAAGCTGCTGGCGAGCGGACGCGCGCGGAGGGCGTCAATCCACAGCCAGCCTCGCATACCGGTGAGGGAAGGCGCGCTCCAGGCGCTGCCCTCCTTGGAACTTGCAATAAACTCGCTCTTTCTCGCACCTAGTTCCAGCAATGGCCCCCTTTTATGGAGCAGTGGGGAGGGGATCACTCCCCGGGGCAAGGCAGGCACGAGCACCCCATTTTAGAGAGACTTGTGGAGGTTCTTGCTCCAGGTCTGAAAAGGGAGTTAGGAGGATTCAAACAGAGACCTTTCGGGCTCCCCATCCTGGGCAGACTCGAAGGGGCCTTGGTGTCATCTTCAGCAACGTAATGGCCCTGGGAATGGACGTGCTGGATTGGGGACCCCAATCCAGAAAGGACCCCAGCACCTTTCTGGTGTTTAAGGATGGGACAGCAAGGGGCGGGGGAGCGTCTGTCCAGACAGAAACAGtgtttacaaaagaggaaattgaggcccacACAGGTATCACTTGCCGAAGAACAGCCAGGATTGGCACCCAGCTATGTCtgaagtggggtggggaggtggtggaAGCTCCCCTTAGTGTTTGGTACCTTCCTTGGTGAGGCAAAGGAGTGTGCCggtcattcttttttaattgtagAACAGTTACAATacactttacaatactgtgatggttttcacactatgaatcggccacaggtacacacgcccccccccacccctatACCCGCCGTCCCACTCCTCCTTTCATTCATGCTCTGTTCATCCAGGCATTTTTTGAGCAACTGCTGTGTGCAAGGCACTGGGACACAGCCAAGTGACTTGGATCCATCCGTGCTCCCAGTGAGGGAGCACGTGGCAAGTGTAAGAATGGcgtgaagataaaataatttaagtTATGCTAAATGCCAGGTGGGGGTGAGCAAGGAGGGGCTGAAGGGAAGGAATCAAACACTGGAAACAGGAGTGCTCCCAGGAGAGGATGGAGCTGGTGTGTCTGAATAAGGAACTCCCATAGCTGGAATGGAGGTAGAGAGGTAAAGGGGTATGTGTCTGGTGTCTGGAGAGGGACCCCACAGGGTCTGGGGAAGGCTGGGGGTCATTTCGCTTGTGATGAGGTTACTGAGCGTAGTGACAGTGGCTGTTGTCATTTGGGTGTATGGGAAGCAGCTCCCTCGGTGCTCCTCCTGTCTGCCTCCACCAGAGCCCGGGTCCCTGAGGAGAGTGGTCCTTTtctgctccctccctctccatGGCTCTCAGGGATTATGCACCAGCTCTCCCTCCACTCCCTTGGGGATTATGCGCCAGCTCTCCTTCCACTCCCTTCAAACAGGATGTGGTCCCAACCACCTCATTTTACAGAGCAAGAAGCAGGGTGAGAAGAGGGAAATGTCTTGCTCACTCAAGAAAAAGCTCACATCCTTTCCCCGTGCCCCCAAGGCCCAGGCACACCGCTTTCCTCTGTCCTCAACCTGCCTTGCTTGGTCTCATCTCTGACCATTTGCATGGGCTGACGCCACTCCCAgcgcttttcccttctcttcatgcaAGACTTGGCCTAAAAAGGGCACCTCACGAAGCGCCCTTCTTTCCCTCCTCACCGCCCTCACGAGGTGTGCTCCCAATGGTTGCGGTAGGGCACGTGCCTTGTTGTGCCCTCTGATTACTGTGTGTGAGCAGTGGGCCTGGGGTCCTTCCCCTCCTGGCCACACCCATGACTCAGTTACGAGGGGACAGGGTCTCAGGAACCAGGCTGGTGGTGTCCCATCTGTTATCTGGAGAAGATGCTTAAGACTTGCCCTCCCTCTGTTGAGGAGCCTGGGTGCCTGATCCAGCAGACGCACTTGAAGAGGGGGCTGTGGAACCCCAGAAATGGGCTTCTCTCAGTGTTGAGGGGTGTGGGTGCAATCAGCACGTGTCAGAGGTGACAGGCTTGAGTTTAACTTCAGTAGTGTCTTGTACCTGTTCTGTGCCTTGCCCAGGTGAGACCAGGCTGGCCATGGCCACAGGGGAGGGAAGTCAGACCCCAGGCTGGAGGCAGAGATGCCCCAATAACAAGCGGCAgcaatagatagatagataaatgaaaaaagcacCTAGGAAAACAAGGGGACGCTTTATGCATATTGGAGTTCAAAGTGCTCACAGGTTTCATTTTGTGAGTAAACCTTTGAAACAGTGTGTCAACCTCTGAAAACAAATTTGCACCAGGAATTGTTTTCAAAACCAGGTGGCTCCCACACTGCACCATCTGTCCTGCAGCAGACACCCAATGCTGAGCCAGAAAAGCCCACCACTCTGGGATGGAGGCTGTTGATGGCTAGAACCCAAGCCAAGGGGCAGAATTCACTGCATTCTCACTGCATGCACTCCCGGGGCCTGTGGGTAAACAGGCCACAAAGCGCCACCCAGAGGTAAGGCCGTAGCATCCAGTTGGGTACGTGCTGGTGTGCcaactcatgtctgactccttgcaacccgatggaccatgtagcccgcctggctctctgcccatgggattctccaggcaagaacactggagtggcttgccatgccctcctccaggggatcttcctcacccagggatcgaacccgcatctctcatgcctcctgcactggtagatgggttctttaccactagtaccacctgggaagccccagcaaccAGTTCCAttctgttctgttcagtcgctcaagtcgtacccgactctgcgatggacagggaagcctggcgtgctgcagtccacagggttgtagagtcagacacgactgag
It includes:
- the TSSK6 gene encoding testis-specific serine/threonine-protein kinase 6, yielding MSGDKLLSELGYKLGRTIGEGSYSKVKVATSKKYKGTVAIKVVDRRRAPPDFVNKFLPRELSILRGVRHPHIVHVFEFIEVCNGKLYIVMEAAATDLLQAVQRNGRIPGGQARDLFAQIAGAVRYLHDHHLVHRDLKCENVLLSPDERRVKLTDFGFGRQAHGYPDLSTTYCGSAAYASPEVLLGIPYDPKKYDVWSLGVVLYVMVTGCMPFDDSDIAGLPRRQKRGVLYPDGLELSERCKALIAELLQFSPSARPSAGQVARNGWLRAGDSG